CCGGTTGCTCGCTCACGACTACCTCGGGCTGACCGACATCCACCGGGCCATCGGCGCGGACCGGCCGCTGTTCGACACCACGGTCGCCATGGACAACTACCCGATGAGCGATTACGCGTTCGACCTGCGGGTCGAGGGGTTGCGCGCCGACGGCGTCACCGTGCGGGAGACCTCGCACTACGCGGTGACACTGGTCGCCGTACCGGGTGAGGAGCTGGAGCTCCACATCCACCACCGGCCCGACCTGTTCGGCCGCGCCGACGTCGAGGCGTGGGCCGCGCGCCTGACCCGCCTGTTCGAGCGGTTCGCCGACGACCCCGGCACCCGCCTGAGGCAGATCGCGCCGCTGACCCCCGAGGAGCAGGGACGCCTGCTCGCGGCGGGTACGGGGCCGAGCGCCGCCGCACCTGAGTGCGTGCACCACGCGTTCGAACGCATCGCCTCGCGCCTGCCTGACGTCACCGCGCTGATCTTCGAGGACCGCCGCGTCACGTACGCCGAGCTGAACGAACGCGCCAACCGCCTGGCCCACCACCTCGCCGGGCTCGGCGTGCGGCCCGGCGCCTGGGCCGGTGTGCAATTCGAGCGGGGCCCCGACCTCGTCGTGGCGATCCTCGCGGTGCTCAAGGCCGGTGGCGCGTACGTACTGCTCGACACGTCTTTCCCTCCGGAGCGGCGCCGGGAGATCCTCGGCAGGGCCGGCGCGGAGGTGCTCGTCACCGGCGCGGACCTCGCGGAGCGACTCGGCGCCGAGGGGGTCGTGGTCGTGCGGTGCGACACCGACGCGGCGGCCGTCGCGGCCCACTCCCCCGCCGGCCCCCGCTCCGGCGTGACCCCCGAGGACGCCGCGTGCGTGCTGTTCACCTCCGGGTCGCAGGGCAGCCCCAAGGGGGTCGTGGCGCCGCACCGCGCGATCACGGCCACGCTCGCCGGACAGGACTTCATGGAACTGCGTGAGGGTGAGGTGACACTCCAGTGCTCCCCCGTGTCGTGGGACGCGTTCGCCGCCGAGCTGTTCGGGCCGCTGACCACCGGCGGCACGTGCGTGCTCCAGCCGGGCCCGGTGCCGGAGCCCGAGGTGATCGCCAGGCTGATGGCCGCGCACGACGTGACCACCGCGCACTTCTCGGCGAGCCTGCTCAACTTCCTGCTCGACGAGCACCCCGGCCTGCTGTCCCGCACGCGGCAGCTCCTCACCGGCGGTGAGGCCGCCTCGATGCCGCACATGCGCAAGGCGCTGCGCGACTACCCCGGCCTGCGGATCGTCAACTGCTACTCGCCGCTCGAATGCATGATGGTCAGCGTGTGGCACCGGGCCGCGCCGCAGGACCTGGCACGGCCGTCGCTGCCGCTCGGCCGGCCGACGGCAGGCAAACGGCTGTACGTGCTCGACGCGAACCTGCGGCTGGTACCGCCGGGGTTCATCGGCGAGCTGTACATCGCGGGAGCGGGGCTGGCGCACGGCTATCTCGGCCGGCCGGCGCTGACCGCCGAGCGATTCGCCGCCGACCCGTTCGGCGGGCCGGGTGAGCGCATGTACCGCACCGGGGACATGGTGCGGTGGACGCGTGACGGGCTGCTGGAGTTCGTCGGCAGGGACGACGCGCAGTTCAAGCTGCGGGGGTTCCGCATCGAGCCCGCGGAGGTCGAGGCGGCGATCACCGCACACGACGGGGTCGCGGACGCGAGGGTCATGGTGCGCGAGGACCGGCCGGGTGACCAGCGGCTCGTGGCGTACGTCATCCCCACCGACCCACGTGCCTTCGACGTCACCGCGCTGCGGGGCCACCTCACGGTCTTCCTGCCGGACTACCTGCGTCCCGCGGCATTCGTCGGGCTGGAGCACTTCCCCGTCACGCCGAACGGCAAGCTGGACCGCCGGGCCCTGCCGGTGCCTGACTACGGCGTCACCGGTGGCGAGGCGGCGCGCGACGACCGTGAGGAGATGCTGTGCGCGTTGTTCGCCGACGTGCTCGGCGTCGAGGACGTCGGCATCCATGACGACTTCTTCCGGCTCGGCGGCCACTCGCTGCTCGCGCTGCGGCTGATCGGCCGGCTGCGGGCCTCACTCGGCGTCGACATGGGGATCGCCACCTTGTTCCGCCACCCCACCGTGGCGGCCCTCGCCGAGCAGCTCGGCCGTGAGCACGCGCCGGATCCCGCCTGACCCGCCGGCACCGGCACTCATGCATGACGACGGAAGAGAGGTCCCGGAGTCCGGGACCCCTCTTCCGTCGTGCGAACGTTCCGAGCTGTCCTCCGGCGGAGATTTTTCGCTTTCGTCCTGCCAACGCTCCGCGCGCCGTCCCCTCACCGGACGAGGCGTGGCCGTCTGTCCTCTTCGACACCGCAGCCGAGCGCGGCTTGCATCAGCAGGACGGCCTCCAGGCGGTTGCGCGCGCCGAGCTTGGTGAGCGAGTGCGACACGTGGCTCTTGACGGTGGCCGGGGAGATCGCGAGGGACCTGGACACCTCGGCGGTGGACAGGCCGTCGGCGAGCAGCGCGAGGACCTCGCGCTCACGCTCGGTCAGCTCGTCCATGCGGTGGTCGAAGACCGAGCCGCCGTTCATCACCGTCGCGGGCACGCACAGCTCGATGAGGTCGGGTGAGAGCACCACGTACCCGGAGGCGGCGGCCACGACGGCGGCGCACAGGTTCGCCACGGCCCAGTCCTTGTTCAGGCAGCCGGCCGCCCCCACGGCGAACGCGGCGTCGAGCCGGTGCTTGCTCCAGTCGACGCCGATGAGCAGCGTGCGCACCCCCGCCTCGGCGAGCGTGCGCGCGAGCAGCACGTGGTTCTCCTTCGGCCCGGAGACCAGCACCGCGAGGTCGCCGCGCCGCACGTGCCACCCCGGTGTCGCGCCACGGCCGTCGGTCGCGGCGATCAGCGTGATGTCCGGCGATGCGCTGAGTGTGCCGCCGAGCACGTGACGCGAGATGGGGTCGTTGTCCACCAGCACCACCCGAGGCGCGTCCACCGGCGCGGCCGCGGACGACGCGGCCGGGACGAAGGTCTCCCGCAGTGTGCTCACGGAGACACCATCCCGGGGACCTTCGGATAAGCGGTGGCCTGCCAGACGTACTCGGCACCCGCGAGGTACCGGGTGAAGCGCTCGACCCCGAGCCCGAAGCCGGCGCTCGGTGGCACCCCTTTGCGCACCTCCTCCATGTACCAGGCGTACTTGGAGGGGTTCTCGCCGGTCTCCCGGCAGCGGGTGATCAGCGTCGCGTAGTCCCGCTCGCGTTCACCGCCGCTGATGACCTCGCCGTACCCCTCCGGCATGAGCAGGTCGAACGTCCGCAGCACCCGGGGCCGGTCAGGGTCCTCACGCTCGATGAAGCACCGCGAGCCCTTGGGGTAGTGCGACACGAGCAGCGGTCCGTCCGCGAGTTCGGACAGCAGCCGCTCACCCTGCCAGTCGATCTCGGCGCCGGGCTCCTGCGGGTGGCCGCGGTCGATCAGGGTCCGCACCGCTTCGGTGTGGGAGAGCCGGCCGAACGGCTTGCCGAGCAGCGCCGTGAACGCGGAGGCGTCGCGGCCCAGCACCGCGAGGTCACCGGCGCAGTGCGTGACGACACCCCGCACGATATGCGTGATGAGCTCCTCGGCGAGCGTCATGATCGATTCCAGCGTCGCGTGCGCGACCTCGATGTCGAGCTGGTGGAACTCGGCCAGATGACGCTGCGTGGAGCAGGTCTCAAGCGGCTCCAGCCGCACGTTGGGGGCCACGAACACGATCTTGTCGAAGGCCAGCAGCGACGGCTGCTTGTAGACCCCGGCACTCGTCATCAGTTTGTAGCGGTGACCGTAGTAGTCCACGTCGACCTGCTTGGCGCCGCGGATCCCCGGGTCGGTCACCGGGCCGATCACCGGAGGCAGCAACTCGACGAAGCCCTCGCGGTAGAGGTACTCACGCGCGAAGCCGAGCATGCGGTGCTGGAGGCGCAGGACGGTGCGGGTCTCTTCAGAGGTGAGGTGCTCGCGTGGCGACGGCGGCAGCTTGTTCGCCGCGGCCGTGACGTGGTGTGCCAATTTGGATTACTCCCGTCGTGGAGTGGCGGCCCCTAATTCTGAGAAAAGACTAGGCGCGGTGGAAAGGCGCACCCGGAAGTTTCGACGGAAGAATGCAGGCAGCTTCCACCGCGCACGAACTTCTGCACGACGTTCTCGCCTAGCATCGGCGGCAGGCGCCGGCAAAGGCGCCGATTCGATTTTCACCGGCCGAATGCGGAGGGTGCCCCATGTCTCTTGACGCCGTGGGAGAAGAGTGCGGGATCGTCGGTGTCCGGGCCCCCGGCGCGTCCGTGGCCTGGATGGTGTACGCGGGGTTGCTCGCGTTGCAGCACCGCGGCCAGGAGGCGGCAGGCGTGGCGGTCGGCGACGGATCCCGGCTGAGCCTGGAACGCGGCCTCGGGCTGGTCACCCAGGTGTTCGACGAGGAGCGGCTGGACCGGCTGCCCGGCCTGGTCGGCGTCGGCCACGTGCGCTACCCCACGGCCGGCGGCGCGGCCCTCGCCAACGCGCAGCCCCTGCTCGGCGCCGCCGCCTCAGGTGAACGGTTCGCGCTGGCCCACAACGGCAACCTGCTGCGCATCGGCCGCTTCGGCGGTTCCGCCGACGGGGCCGGCGGCCGGGCTTGCGACCGCGCCGGCCGGGAGCCGGGGAGCGACAGGCGGCGGGACGGCGGGACCGACACCCAGGCCCTGGTGGACCGGCTCGCCACCCGTGAGGGCCCGCTCGTGCAGGGACTGCGTGAGCTGCTGCCGCACGTGTACGGCGCGTACTGCCTGGTGCTCGCGACGCCGTCGGCCCTGTACGCGGCGCGCGACCCGCACGGCTTCCGTCCCCTCTGCCTCGGGGCCACCGCCACCGGCTGGGTGGTGGCGTCGGAGACGGCGGCGCTGGACGCCGTGGGGGCCCGGTTCGTGCGCGAGGTCGAGCCCGGCGAACTGCTCACCATCGACGACGACGGCCTGCGGTCGGAACACTTCGCGGTCGCGCCGCACACGTTGTGCGTGTTCGAGCACGTCTACATCGCGCGGCCCGACTCTCTGATCAGCGGACGCCGCGTGCAGGAGGTGCGGCACGCGTTCGGCGCGGCGCTGGCCCGCGAGGCCGGGGTACCGGCCGACGTGGTCATCCCTGTGCCTGACACGGCGCGGCCCGCCGCGCTCGGCTACGCCGCCGAGAGCGGGGTGCCGTACGCCGAGGGGTTTGTCAGGAACCCCTACCTCGGCCGCACGTTCCTGCGTCCGAGCGACGCGGCGCGCCGTTCCGGGGTCCGCCTGAAGCTCAACCCGGTGCCGGAGGCGGTCGGCGGCAAGCGAGTGGTGGTGGTGGACGACTCGCTGGTGCGCGCCACCTCGATGAAGCACGCGGTCGCGCTGCTGCGCGGCGCCGGCGCGGCCGAGGTGCACGTGCGGCTGGCGTCGTCGACGATCGCGTGGCCGTGCTTCTTCGGCGTGGACATCAGCACGCAGAGCGAGCTGGCGGGCCACTTGATGACGCCTGAGCAGATCGGCGCGTTCGTCGGGGCCGACTCGCTGGCCTTCCTGTCGGTCGAGGCCATGAGCGCGGCGACCGGCGCGGGCCGGTCGCTGTGCCTCGGGTGCTTCACCGGCTCGTATCCCTCTCGCGTGCCTCTTGAACCGGCCCGGCCTGTGGCGTGACCGGCGCCGGCTTCAGCAGGCGCGCGGCGAGCAACCACGCGAGCAGCAGCACCGCCGCCTGGAAGTTCAGCGCCGCGAGCGTCGGCACCAGCCCGGCGAGGACGCCGGCGAGCATCATGCCGAGCGCCTGCTGGCCGTCGGACAGCGCGATGAACGTGCTCATCACCCTGCCGCGCAGCCCCTCAGGCGTCGCCTCCTGCACCAGCGACAGCCACCCCGCCATCAGCCAGATGCCGGGGACCCCCGCCAGGGTGAACAGGCCGATGTAGAAGCCGATCCAGGCGGTCACCAGGGTGAGATTCCAGATGGCCAGGCTGATCAGCGCGAACGACAGCAGCCCGTAGGCGAGGAACTGGTGGGCCTGCAACCGGCGCGCCATCCGGCCGGCGACGGCGCCGCCGAGCAGTCCTCCGATGGCCTGCACGCCGCGCAGCAGCCCCGCCTCCGGCTCGCCGCCGGCGATCAGGTCGGTGACGAACAGCAGGAACAGGATCACGAAGAGTCCTTGTGCCACCGACAGCAGACCGAGGATGAGCGCGACCGACCGCAGCCGCGCCGAGGAGCCGATGGCGCGCAGCCCGGTCGGCAGCTCGCGCCAGAACGCGGGCCCGGAGGTCTCGGCCCCGGGGACCACGGCGTCCTCGGTGACCCGGCGCGCGGCGCCTGAGCCCATGAGCGCGACGAGCACGACAGTCACCACCAGCATGGCGACCGACGTCAGCACGACGCTGGCCATGCCGGTGAACCCCAGCAGGAACCCGCCGACGGGACTGCCGACCAGACGGCCGAGGTTGCTGTTCAGGTTGATGGACGCGTTGGCCCGCACGAGCTGTCCTGAGGGCACCAGCGTCGGCACCACGGCGTTCTTCACCGACTCGAACATGCCGGTGAGGCCGGACTCGGCGGCCATCACGAGGTACACGATCCACAGGTCGCCCTCGCCGGCGACGAGCAGCAGGGGGAGCAGCAGCAGGGCTCTGGTGCCGGCCAGCCACGCCATGAGCGGCGCCGGCCGCCACCGGTCGGCGAAGACGCCGGCCAGCGGCGTGAGGATCAGGCTCGGCAGCAGGCCGAGCATCGCCACGGTGGAGGTGACCAGCGCCGAGCCGGTGAGGGTCAGCGCGTACAACGGCAGCGCGATCAGCAGGGACCACCTGCTGATCTCGGTGAAGAAACTCGCGGCCCAGATGTATAAGAACCGTCGTTGGCGCAGCGGGTGCGCAGGCGTCGTGCTCATGGTCTCAGGCTCCGATCGTGGGGGGCGGCCGACCGGCCGGGGAGCTACTGCTTCCGTGTTCCCCGGATCGGGAAACCATGCATGACGTACATGACGCGCTCGACCCCGGGAGGGGGCGACTGACGGGTCTGCCGCCAGCGCGTGCCGAGCATGGCGTACCGGTCGATCACGGCCTTCAGTTCGGCGTGCATGCGCGCGAGCTCGTCGCTGGTGAGGTCGACGGTGCCGTCGGTCATGAACGCCGCGTCGAGCCAGTCGCCGTCCCAGTCCTTCTCCTCGCTCGCGAACTCCTCGATGAACCTGACCTGCTCGCGGATCGCGCTGCCTTTCACCATGGAGGCGACCGCCGCGGCGTCGGGTGCGTCGAGCACGGTGGAGGCGTCCCACCCCACCCTCTTGCCGCTGAGCTGCCACCAGCGCTCGCGCCGGTCGCGCGCGTACTGCGGCACCTCCTCGATGAAGCCGTACTGGTGCAGCTGGTGGAGGTGGTAGCTGACCTGCGCGATCGGGGAGCTCACCGAGGCGGCGAGCTGGGACACCGACGCCGCTCCGGCGTTTCTGAGGCTGTAGTAGAGGCGGACGCGCATGGGGTGCGCGAAGGCTTTCAGCACGCTGACACCGTCACTTCCCTTGCTCGTCTCCCCGCGGCTCATGCGAGCCGCCGGAGCGGTGGCTGGATGTGCTCTTTCACAATGCTCAAGCCTAGGTCCACTACGATGCGTTACTCAAGCTTTCTTGTTCAATGTTTATTGTGCTGTTATATAGCAGTTTTGCAGCGCTCTCACCTGCATGAATGTAAGATCGCCGCGAGAGCTCCGGGTCGAGCAGCCCGTCGATCTCACCAAAAGTTGCGCAAGGACTCTTGCACAAGTCCGGTGTCATCTCAGATGATGGGCTTCACTGAGCGGTCTTACCGAGACGGTCAGAGGTCATCACGCGGACACCGGGGAGATCGCGGGACTCATCGGCCCGGGTGGCACCGGGCCGGGTCGGCCGGAAGGAGCACCGAGGTGAGCAGCAGTGAATTCCCACGATTACTCGTGCACCACCGGTCGCGGGCCGGCATGACCCAGCAACAATTGGCGGATCTCTCCACCATCAGCACCCGCGCGATCCGCGACATCGAAAAAGGCGAGACCTGTCACCCGAGAAAAGAAACCGTGCGCCTGCTCGCCGAGGCCCTCAGAATTCATGGCCACGAAAGAGACGTATTCGAGCGTTCCGCGCAGCGCGCCGCCGATTTCGGCGTCCTCGGCGACGGGCCTTTCCCGATTCCCTCCCCCGCCGGGCCCATGGACGGCGCCGACCCGAAGGTCGAGTACCGCACCGTCCCCCTCCGCTGCGCCACCACCTCCCCCGTCGACGACCAGTGGGGTGACACCCTGAGCCAGGAGGCCAGGTACGGCTGGCGCCTCGTCACCGTCGACCACGGGGTCGCCTTCATGGAGCGCCGCGTCACCGACGCCTACTCCGGCGGCGGCTTCACCGTCTGACCGCGCCGGCCCTTCAGCCGTTCCTCGGCCGCAGGCCGTCCATCGCGAGGTCGAGCAGGCGCTCGGCCTGGGGACGCTGCTCCGGTGCGCGCGTGGCGAGCGCGACGCCGACGACGCAGGCGAGCAGGTCGTCGGCGCGGACGTCGGCGCGGACACCGCCGTCGGCCACCCCGGCCGCGAGCAGGGACGACAGGGACGCCAGCATCATCTCGCGGCTGCGCTCGCAGGGGTTGCGGCCGGTGTCGACGACGGCGCGCAGCGCGTCGGCCATGCCGTGCTTGGCGCAGGCGTAGTCGATGTAGAGACCCATCCAGGCGCGGATGGCCGCACGCGGCGTCATGGTGGCGAGCAGCACGGGGGCCGCGTCGCACAGGCGCGCGAGCTCGTTGCGGTAGGCGGCCTCGACGAGGGCCTCCCTGGTGGGGAAGTTGCGGTACAGGGTGCCGGCGCCGACGCCGGCCTCCTTGGCGATCTGGTCGAGGTTGGCCTCCAGGCCCCTCTCGGCGAAGACCCGCACGGCGGCGGAGAGGATCTTGTCGCGGTTGCGCCGCGCGTCCGAGCGCAGCGGCCGGTCGGGGTCGAGAGCGTTGACCACGCGAGGCGCTCCTTCCGGGTGCAGGGGCCGATAAGGGTTTGCTAAGTGGAGGCGTGTCCACTTAGCATCGTAGAAGTGGAGGGTTCTCCACTTCCAGTTTAAATCGACCTCGCGCCTTCGCGGTGCCGTTTCGCGCGACCGCACGCCGGGGAAAGGACTGCACGCGTGTCAGCACACACCGACCGCACCGATGGCCACGAGACGCCGGAGGACCGGTCGCCGCCGAGACCCGTCAGCGACAGAGCCGTCGTCGCCACGCTCGCCGCCACCGGCCTGG
The window above is part of the Sphaerisporangium rubeum genome. Proteins encoded here:
- a CDS encoding non-ribosomal peptide synthetase, producing the protein MSRSPVEDVLPLSPLQEGLLFHALFDRESRRLYVAQFVTPLHGPLDAARLRAAAEALLERHPNLRVVFRHRRSGEPLQVVRRDAPLDWTEAGANAGDAAAVIDADWRRGMDVEGAALIRFLLVKEGPLRHRLVVTAHHCVIDGWSTALLFQELFDLYAGERLPPAPSFRDYLTWVARQDKIRAQLGWRGDMAGAEPTYVAPGAPRGEADPRTVTVRLPAGLTRELSARARECGVTVNTVVQTAWAILLGHMTGRDDVVFGTTVSGRPADLPGADTMVGMLINTVPVRAELRPDDTVRDVMERVQEQRFRLLAHDYLGLTDIHRAIGADRPLFDTTVAMDNYPMSDYAFDLRVEGLRADGVTVRETSHYAVTLVAVPGEELELHIHHRPDLFGRADVEAWAARLTRLFERFADDPGTRLRQIAPLTPEEQGRLLAAGTGPSAAAPECVHHAFERIASRLPDVTALIFEDRRVTYAELNERANRLAHHLAGLGVRPGAWAGVQFERGPDLVVAILAVLKAGGAYVLLDTSFPPERRREILGRAGAEVLVTGADLAERLGAEGVVVVRCDTDAAAVAAHSPAGPRSGVTPEDAACVLFTSGSQGSPKGVVAPHRAITATLAGQDFMELREGEVTLQCSPVSWDAFAAELFGPLTTGGTCVLQPGPVPEPEVIARLMAAHDVTTAHFSASLLNFLLDEHPGLLSRTRQLLTGGEAASMPHMRKALRDYPGLRIVNCYSPLECMMVSVWHRAAPQDLARPSLPLGRPTAGKRLYVLDANLRLVPPGFIGELYIAGAGLAHGYLGRPALTAERFAADPFGGPGERMYRTGDMVRWTRDGLLEFVGRDDAQFKLRGFRIEPAEVEAAITAHDGVADARVMVREDRPGDQRLVAYVIPTDPRAFDVTALRGHLTVFLPDYLRPAAFVGLEHFPVTPNGKLDRRALPVPDYGVTGGEAARDDREEMLCALFADVLGVEDVGIHDDFFRLGGHSLLALRLIGRLRASLGVDMGIATLFRHPTVAALAEQLGREHAPDPA
- a CDS encoding LuxR C-terminal-related transcriptional regulator; translation: MSTLRETFVPAASSAAAPVDAPRVVLVDNDPISRHVLGGTLSASPDITLIAATDGRGATPGWHVRRGDLAVLVSGPKENHVLLARTLAEAGVRTLLIGVDWSKHRLDAAFAVGAAGCLNKDWAVANLCAAVVAAASGYVVLSPDLIELCVPATVMNGGSVFDHRMDELTEREREVLALLADGLSTAEVSRSLAISPATVKSHVSHSLTKLGARNRLEAVLLMQAALGCGVEEDRRPRLVR
- a CDS encoding asparagine synthetase A, translating into MAHHVTAAANKLPPSPREHLTSEETRTVLRLQHRMLGFAREYLYREGFVELLPPVIGPVTDPGIRGAKQVDVDYYGHRYKLMTSAGVYKQPSLLAFDKIVFVAPNVRLEPLETCSTQRHLAEFHQLDIEVAHATLESIMTLAEELITHIVRGVVTHCAGDLAVLGRDASAFTALLGKPFGRLSHTEAVRTLIDRGHPQEPGAEIDWQGERLLSELADGPLLVSHYPKGSRCFIEREDPDRPRVLRTFDLLMPEGYGEVISGGERERDYATLITRCRETGENPSKYAWYMEEVRKGVPPSAGFGLGVERFTRYLAGAEYVWQATAYPKVPGMVSP
- the purF gene encoding amidophosphoribosyltransferase, whose amino-acid sequence is MSLDAVGEECGIVGVRAPGASVAWMVYAGLLALQHRGQEAAGVAVGDGSRLSLERGLGLVTQVFDEERLDRLPGLVGVGHVRYPTAGGAALANAQPLLGAAASGERFALAHNGNLLRIGRFGGSADGAGGRACDRAGREPGSDRRRDGGTDTQALVDRLATREGPLVQGLRELLPHVYGAYCLVLATPSALYAARDPHGFRPLCLGATATGWVVASETAALDAVGARFVREVEPGELLTIDDDGLRSEHFAVAPHTLCVFEHVYIARPDSLISGRRVQEVRHAFGAALAREAGVPADVVIPVPDTARPAALGYAAESGVPYAEGFVRNPYLGRTFLRPSDAARRSGVRLKLNPVPEAVGGKRVVVVDDSLVRATSMKHAVALLRGAGAAEVHVRLASSTIAWPCFFGVDISTQSELAGHLMTPEQIGAFVGADSLAFLSVEAMSAATGAGRSLCLGCFTGSYPSRVPLEPARPVA
- a CDS encoding MFS transporter, which codes for MSTTPAHPLRQRRFLYIWAASFFTEISRWSLLIALPLYALTLTGSALVTSTVAMLGLLPSLILTPLAGVFADRWRPAPLMAWLAGTRALLLLPLLLVAGEGDLWIVYLVMAAESGLTGMFESVKNAVVPTLVPSGQLVRANASINLNSNLGRLVGSPVGGFLLGFTGMASVVLTSVAMLVVTVVLVALMGSGAARRVTEDAVVPGAETSGPAFWRELPTGLRAIGSSARLRSVALILGLLSVAQGLFVILFLLFVTDLIAGGEPEAGLLRGVQAIGGLLGGAVAGRMARRLQAHQFLAYGLLSFALISLAIWNLTLVTAWIGFYIGLFTLAGVPGIWLMAGWLSLVQEATPEGLRGRVMSTFIALSDGQQALGMMLAGVLAGLVPTLAALNFQAAVLLLAWLLAARLLKPAPVTPQAGPVQEARERDTSR
- a CDS encoding helix-turn-helix domain-containing protein; translated protein: MLKAFAHPMRVRLYYSLRNAGAASVSQLAASVSSPIAQVSYHLHQLHQYGFIEEVPQYARDRRERWWQLSGKRVGWDASTVLDAPDAAAVASMVKGSAIREQVRFIEEFASEEKDWDGDWLDAAFMTDGTVDLTSDELARMHAELKAVIDRYAMLGTRWRQTRQSPPPGVERVMYVMHGFPIRGTRKQ
- a CDS encoding helix-turn-helix domain-containing protein, whose protein sequence is MSSSEFPRLLVHHRSRAGMTQQQLADLSTISTRAIRDIEKGETCHPRKETVRLLAEALRIHGHERDVFERSAQRAADFGVLGDGPFPIPSPAGPMDGADPKVEYRTVPLRCATTSPVDDQWGDTLSQEARYGWRLVTVDHGVAFMERRVTDAYSGGGFTV
- a CDS encoding helix-turn-helix domain-containing protein yields the protein MVNALDPDRPLRSDARRNRDKILSAAVRVFAERGLEANLDQIAKEAGVGAGTLYRNFPTREALVEAAYRNELARLCDAAPVLLATMTPRAAIRAWMGLYIDYACAKHGMADALRAVVDTGRNPCERSREMMLASLSSLLAAGVADGGVRADVRADDLLACVVGVALATRAPEQRPQAERLLDLAMDGLRPRNG